Within Quercus lobata isolate SW786 chromosome 5, ValleyOak3.0 Primary Assembly, whole genome shotgun sequence, the genomic segment TGGATTGGAACCACACATGAgagaaaaaatagttatttaatCTAAAGTCTAAACCATGTATAGTCTCTTCATTTGGTTAACCAACTGACATtaagtttagcaaaaaattgACATTACTTTACTTTGTGCTCTGTCTAGGAATATGTATATACCATAAAATTGACACTTTACATTAAACTATGATAGGGGCAAGATAGTGGGTCTTGTCTATGTGTCTGCATATTTAGTTGAAGTGGCCCAAGCATGTCTTGGGTCCAGAATTAATTGGTAGCATGTGGATCTTGGCTACACTTTGGGAATATGATATTTTAGATGGGCTGAATTTCAAAATCCAGACCAGCCTGTATGGTTGGTGGGtgcactttttttctttcatatatatatatatatatatatatatataagagagagagagagagagagagagagagttctacTCACAACAAGATTTGAGGGTAGACTACTAGGAGTGGGTTGATGCATTTGAGGGTCTTAATTGAAAATTGGCTTGATGCATTTGAAGGTATTGGACGAAAATTGATTTGagactttttatatatttaaatatgattttttttttttgagaaaaaaatttattattacttaaaatttattattttgttttaaatgaaaaattactaattaacctcgtagatttttgtttttaagaaaatctatagataaaaaaattgacaaaacttttcacagCTGTTGATGTAACaaattgatagtggtaagtaaaaatatgatgttaatgatagacttagatgaaaactagtaaaaatttgcaAATTCAACTGTTGTAAaagatattgtgaaattattgcttttttttttttttggggaaaaaatgttatatttagtGGTGAGTTCAAATTCGAACCAGTAACAACGtgtcacttaggatttattatgaaaaatattgtggacgtagcatttttctctctcttttcttgttttacatttgataaaaaattattttatttattggctaatatttgagcttaattaatactattataataaatgaaattacTCTATTAGTTAAATTTTGGGGACCTTTTtctacttggggccttaggcgaccATCTCATTTGCTTCTATAGTAAAGTCGGCCTTGCAGACTACACCAGTACACCTTCCTCTCACATAACGTGGATTCTATATACGTGTGAGAGTAAGGTGGAATATATGAGATGTACTGAATGATTTCATAAGAGATAGGAGGTATGCTATATTAGACCAATATAGAAGATGATATATACTTTGACATTAATGGTCCTATTTAGTTGAATACATAAAATGATATGTCCTATTCTATGCTTGGGTGTGTATATGTTCTGACATGTACATCAACCAACATGACATAAACTACATTATAAATCACCTTATAATTCAAACGGAAAAACCATCGCGTTGGCTCTTCAGGCAGTTTTGGGGATTGAGAAGTTTGAACTAAGTAGGCATGTTGCAGCAAGGCTCGTCAAACTTATTATGAAATCCATAATTTTAATCAATTGGGTCATAGTATCAGCAAATAAACACTTAATGTTTATTCGTGTAGGCAAAGCTTTACTCAAGCTAATTGCCATCTGatgtaatacttttttttttggagtaaacTAAGGCCTTTGCAAAGTCAATTTAGGTTGAAATGATTAAAGTACGGAGTTTGGTGAATGAAAGAATCCATtatacaattaatattttttttttctaaatataataatatagtgtcacaatattaaaattgtggcactacatatatttttagatttataatatttaatttgaatcatAAAATCGATCAATATTAAATGGAGAGAATCATTTTCCCCTGCTCAAGATACTGGCATTAGTTTTTGTCCTTTGCACAACAATTCTTTTGGAACAAATTCTAGTTGTGGGCAATGGTATGCATAGGATTCATAATCTAAAGTTAAATAGATGTAATGGTTggatataattattaaaaatgcaaaataaaggTTTGAATAGAAGGCATGTGAAAGCAATTAGTCAATACTCATGGCTTATAATGACGTGGTACtctcaaaattaataaaacaagacataaaaatacaaaattatctaAGTAAATTAcgtgaaaaaattaatttttagattaggtgatttgtttttattgggGTGGAATACCACGTCAGCTGTAATTTGAGATTTCCTAATCTCATCCTATCAtagttctcttctttttttttttcaactgcACAAATGAAACCAACAACTAGCAGGAAAATGTCATATAAACCCACTTGAAAGGAAAACCATTCcacaaatgattttttattgaacaaataatggatgactctaaaaaatatatcaGTTTGTAGGAAAAGTCTTCCTTTGCTATCTTGTACAAAGTCACTTCCCTGGAATAAAAGGCTGGCCATCTCATTCATTCATCTCATCAAAGAAATAGTTTATAGTAACGTGCCAGCCTCACCTACATGCTCATTCAACAATGCGTATAAACCATtctccaaatattttttttattgaagcaGACTGGTCTAGGGGAAGtccaaagggaaaaaaaaaaacatgaaccAATGCATTAGTTTGTAGCATGCCACTCTTTATAATAATATGGGGCTCAAGTTCATCCAAAAAGACTTCTCCATATAGTCCTTCAACTGAACCATACTTACCTATGTCATCTATCAATCTATCATCATTGACACATACAAAGCTACTAATTTCTAGTGACTGAATTCCTTTATGGAAAAGTCTTGGGACATTGAACTAGTATGAATATAACCTACCTACGTGTTTGATTGAACTAAGGAAAGTTCATTCTACGCGACTGAGGATTGCAGGTCATGAATGTGCTTAAAGTGTACAAAATATCTCTGAGGATTATATTGTTCTGCACtgaaaacttccaaacaggaaGGGAATGATCAAAAGGGGATGTGAACAGAGGTAGGTTAGAAAGTTTTTAAGCAGCCTGAGCTGTGATTACGTTAAAATTTGAGTAACAAAGTACATGGCCAATTCCTAAAACCTAAGGCTAACGATCCAATATCCTCAGGCTAGCTAGAAAACAGAGAAGACAACATTCTGTTCTTAAGAAAGACATTCCTTAAAGGACTCCTTTTATTTCCATGCCCATCATCTGGTCATCTTTTGCAGCAAACCATCGATTAAGTTTTCCTAGATTCATTGTTCTCTAAAAGTACTCCAAGATTTCAAGTTCATGATCATTCCTTCCCTTGTATTTTCATCCATGTTAGCCTTGTTTTATGGACATATTTTTGTTGCTTATGGTTATCTTTATAGAAAAGAACAATCATGTCCTAAGGTTATCTTATTTCTATATATCCTCATTTATACACGCCTCATTTACCTAAAAGAGTGTTTGATTGACAAAAGGGGGAACATTGTTGATCTTCTAGCCAAGGACTGAATGAAATGGAGACTGGAACTTTACAACTAACTGTAATTATTGGCagtcataaaatataaaatttcccACTATATTCCTTTGTGGCCAAGTAGATTACaatggaaaatttattttaaaattactaTAATTAGGGATAGCGATAGGGCAAGACCAGGCCAGATCATGGGTGTTCCACCCTTGTCCTGTAGGGGAGTAATATTATCCCGCGAGGCCTCACCTCACATTAGCCCACCTGGCTcgcaaataattttaaaatattattatggaaaattagtaaaaatccaataataaagacaaaaaattaacaataaagatattaaaaaaaaaaaaaaaacttgcatgtaACCGGTCGGGATGAGATTACCATCCCTTATTGTTATTACTTGATGATGAGCCGAATAGAAGAAATGGCAATAAACATGCTGCAGTTCAAATCTAAAGGAACCTTGCAAGAGCGGCCAGTTGAAACTATGACAATAATATATTAAACATCTGCTCTAAAGTTTGGCAGCATCATTGCAACAACAATATACTATTCTATGAATTTAGGTAAACTGAACACATTTTTTCAAGGActacaagaaaattatattcAGAACATTGATATGCAAATTCATCATGACTGAGAGGCATTTATTTACATACTGGGCTTAATACAAAGTATTCAGAGATACTAAAACTAAAAGCTTCATCCTCAAGTATATAATTTTGTAGAGTTAACCTTGTATTATGGAAATGAGCATATACATTGACTTACTACTAATCTTTATGAGCACTACATTGGACTAATAACTAAACTCTGCCATAAAGATGTTACATTGAAAGCTAGTATACCAGTATGAATTTATGCAGACTGTTACAACGGGATCAAAGACACATGAAACTTACAAATGATATCTGTGCTGCTACTTATTTGGCCTGTGATGCTGATGACCCTAAGGTTTCCACTGTTTCCATTGTTTTTCCTTCAGTATTCACCATCTCATTTGTGCTACAATCAATAATTGTAGGGTGACAGTTTTCTTCCAATGATACCATCATTTTCCTGCTTCCATTACCAACACCAGACTGCAATGAAGATCCAGCATTTGGATGGGAGCATGTTAAGTTAGTCTGACATTGTAGGCCAATTGCCCCATCAGTAGATTGCACCCCACAATCACCTTCTTTATACATAGTAGTACCATTGCACTGCTTTTGGAAGGGGAAAATACCCAACTCATGATCAATCTTTCCTCTAAGGTCTAGGAAAAGACTTCTCAATCTCAAAACCTCAGCTTCAAGAACTGTTTGCCCTTGTAATTTTCTGACCAATTGCTGGTTCAATAGCCGCAATTTCTTGACTTCCTCTTCAAGATAAGCCGTGTGAGCCTTCTTTTTCTCCCTATACTTCCGAACGGCTTCTCTGTTTCCTGATTGTCTTCTTGGTTTTGaactagttttctttttattatttggttGTTCATCTTCTTGAGATGAAAGAACTTGGGTGTGAGTGTGATAACATGTATGTGTATGAGCCGCTTCAGGGCCAGGTGGGTTGCAAGTGTGAGTGTGGGTGCAGGTTCTGGTGTTTTTCAAGAGATCATCAAGAAATGAATCAATGGATGTTGTAGCCGGAAAATCAATAGACGAATCAGGATTCGATAATTGAACATTATCAGAAAGCTCTACCTCTCCATCATCCATGGTTTCTATCatttctttaaatgaaaattatctACAGTCAAACAACTCCATATCTGCAACATCCAATTAACAATTTTTAGAAAAGATAAGCTCTGCTATTCCAAAAAAGCAACAATCTTTATGCAAAGTCAATCTACTTTATGTAGAATTGAATCAAAACCGCAAAATTTCACTCAAAAGTAAGAAGCCATGACTATATATCACATAATTCAAGAATATATGCAAAGAAGCACAACCTCAGaacaaaatttattgattaCCCACAGCATCAAATGTCATAATCAACAAGAATTCTTACTAAACCCACTTAATTTTCTTGACCAATAAGCAGGGACAAACCCTAAGCTAAACTCTAAGTATAAGGCATAAGTTATGAAAAGCAGCTTTATCGAGCCATTTAAAGAATGCCCAGATGGAGATTCTTCATGAAAAAGATGGAATCAAGAACAGACAAGATTTTTAGCGTTGAAAAATCATTCAACTGCTAAAGAGAATCCAAAGCTTCAAAAGCTGCAAGTGGGAGCAACAGGATAGAACATTTTTAAAAGCAGAAATTTTTGAGCGAAGAATCTAAGGAAAAGCTAAAAAAATGGGGGTTTTGATCAGATTGTGGAAGCTGCAAAATTCTGCAATTATTTGATAGTTGCATTGAGATTTGTTTACCTGATTTTTGGGCTTGATTGTCTGaccataatattttcagtttatCTGTCAGCTAACCTTGGAAGCAACCTGCATCTCTGAagtcatttttatatgttttcgCTTGTTATAGTAGGCCCGATTCATAAATGTCAACCTGGTGTACATAACGTGTCAGACTAACCGTTTAGTTGCCTCTTCGGTCCAAACATTGACCTActacttgaaaaaaaatgtatccaaaaaagaaacagtgaaaagtaatttaattaattttgttctttcaCTCCTTTTTTCAAGTATTATTAGCGTTAAGAGCCATAGGTAAGTCTTAGGTGCTTTTACATGGAAACCAGAGTCAACACATGATTATTTTAGGATATATGTTGTACCTGTGTTGATTTTCATAGGCAAACTAAATTCTAAGCCATGACCTTAGCAGCATGCCCACACGAAGCTGCCATGGCTTTGGCAGTGCCCGTGAGGCATGCCATAGCCTTTATATCACCCAatgatttaaattatatattgttagaaaaaggaagaagataatttttttcttttgatcaaAAGGAAGGAGATAATTATGATTT encodes:
- the LOC115989356 gene encoding basic leucine zipper 24-like, with product MIETMDDGEVELSDNVQLSNPDSSIDFPATTSIDSFLDDLLKNTRTCTHTHTCNPPGPEAAHTHTCYHTHTQVLSSQEDEQPNNKKKTSSKPRRQSGNREAVRKYREKKKAHTAYLEEEVKKLRLLNQQLVRKLQGQTVLEAEVLRLRSLFLDLRGKIDHELGIFPFQKQCNGTTMYKEGDCGVQSTDGAIGLQCQTNLTCSHPNAGSSLQSGVGNGSRKMMVSLEENCHPTIIDCSTNEMVNTEGKTMETVETLGSSASQAK